One Ethanoligenens harbinense YUAN-3 genomic window carries:
- the tnpA gene encoding IS200/IS605-like element ISEha1 family transposase: protein MSEYIHKSHNVSVLMYHFVCPAKYRRAIFSEEVTKTLVEVCGGISERFEMYFVEIGTDKNHVHFLIQSVPKYSPTKIITTVKSITAREIFSKHPEVKKQLWGGELWTDGYFVNTVSKFGSEEVIKRYLQNQGKTEEYKQLYKVETIEQLTLF, encoded by the coding sequence ATGAGTGAGTATATTCATAAATCTCACAATGTCTCAGTGCTGATGTACCATTTTGTATGCCCCGCTAAATATCGCAGAGCGATATTTAGCGAAGAAGTTACCAAAACACTCGTAGAAGTGTGCGGAGGAATAAGCGAACGATTTGAGATGTACTTTGTTGAAATAGGTACAGATAAAAATCATGTGCATTTTCTAATACAATCAGTACCCAAGTACAGCCCGACGAAAATAATCACAACAGTGAAAAGTATAACAGCACGAGAAATATTTTCTAAACATCCGGAAGTAAAAAAACAATTATGGGGTGGAGAATTATGGACGGATGGATATTTTGTGAATACGGTAAGCAAATTTGGCAGTGAAGAAGTAATAAAAAGATACTTGCAGAATCAGGGTAAGACAGAGGAGTATAAACAACTTTACAAAGTTGAAACAATAGAACAACTCACGTTGTTTTAG
- a CDS encoding UvrD-helicase domain-containing protein codes for MKSNITISSNIYIRANDDIQRDIKYAHQITGKQRLKTLKSQYCSGTLSSFRLTEWQESILQNDVTCCNASNREATHGLVRKDKLINWEGRCEYSNCKSFSSCGGAAKFTRQAVIEHADITEEKSPALRYEWLGIENIEEVFAENEIDEESIETVPEESIIEDFKEFVKPEEFIKIAEPSAIIEAPINSKILVNAAPGSGKTYTVIKRLEHIINKELVEDLSSVLVLVYTNAAKNEISSRLESGVSQRLLPYSAINVDVCTFDSLATSYLSTIEAQFVQLDYNGRINMFNEKFVKEDFSNFEYVIVDELQDLVNERALMTMNHPAASGGVSNANPTLAKTT; via the coding sequence GTGAAATCTAATATTACAATATCCAGTAATATTTATATTCGTGCAAATGATGATATTCAGCGAGATATTAAATATGCTCATCAAATCACCGGAAAACAAAGGCTTAAGACACTTAAGAGCCAATACTGTTCTGGAACACTTTCCTCTTTTCGCCTAACCGAATGGCAAGAATCAATTTTGCAGAATGATGTAACATGTTGTAATGCTTCAAATAGAGAGGCAACTCATGGGCTTGTGCGTAAAGATAAGCTAATTAATTGGGAAGGTCGTTGTGAATACTCAAATTGTAAGTCATTTTCGTCCTGCGGAGGCGCTGCAAAATTTACGCGACAAGCAGTAATTGAGCATGCTGATATTACTGAAGAGAAAAGTCCCGCCTTAAGATATGAATGGCTTGGAATTGAAAATATTGAGGAAGTCTTCGCAGAAAATGAAATAGATGAAGAATCAATAGAAACAGTTCCTGAAGAATCCATAATTGAAGATTTCAAAGAATTTGTTAAACCTGAAGAATTTATAAAGATTGCGGAACCGTCCGCAATTATCGAAGCCCCAATTAACAGCAAGATACTCGTTAATGCCGCACCGGGAAGCGGTAAAACTTATACTGTTATAAAAAGGCTCGAACACATTATTAACAAGGAACTCGTTGAGGATTTATCAAGCGTCTTAGTTCTTGTATATACAAATGCTGCAAAGAACGAGATTTCAAGTCGTTTGGAATCCGGTGTATCGCAGAGATTGCTTCCATATTCGGCAATAAATGTGGATGTTTGCACATTTGACTCCCTTGCAACGAGTTACCTATCAACTATTGAGGCGCAATTTGTCCAATTGGATTATAATGGAAGAATTAATATGTTCAATGAAAAGTTCGTAAAAGAAGATTTTTCAAACTTCGAATATGTAATTGTAGATGAACTACAAGATCTTGTTAACGAACGCGCCTTAATGACAATGAATCACCCCGCCGCAAGCGGCGGGGTATCCAATGCTAACCCTACCCTTGCTAAAACAACGTGA